The genomic stretch CCAAGCTTGGAGATTAGACATGAAGTTGAATAAGCGATCCTCCTCCGACATCTTGTCAATATCTAGCATAAGAGAGCTGAATTACTTCACATATTCCCACACGGTTCTAGTTTGCTTCAACCGCTTTAGGGCCTCACGAGCTATCCATGATCCATGTGAAGGCAGGAACTGGGCCTTCAACTCTGCCTTCAGTTCGTCCCACGTTTGAATCCAAGGCTTGTCCTTGTCGTCTGCTGACACACAAGTCCGCCACTAAAGCTTTCCATCACCCGCTAAGAACATGCTCGCGAGATCCACCTTCTCGCCCTCAGGTATGCAAGCAGTCTTGAAGTACTGCTCCATGTCCCACAGAAAGTTCTCTAGAGTCTTTGATTCCCTCACCCCCGTGAAGGCCTTTAGCTCGGGCACCTTCAGCTTTGGTGCTGCCTCACCCCCACCAAAGGGTCTGCTCAACAGTACACGCTTTAGTAGGGCGACATCCCCTTGCAACGCAGCCATCTGGGCCATCAACTCTGCCTCATGTGCCTCTGCCTTTGCGGTTAGATTTGCCTCAAGGCCAGCTAACTTAGCAGCCAACGTTTCTTCCCACGCCACAGTCCGATCCTTCAGGGATGTGCACAACTCATCCATAAGGTATTGTAGATCCTCTACGGAAGAGGCTACCATCTCTACCTTCTGACTCAAGGAGACTTCGTTAATGGGGTCCCACTCTCCCCCACCCGAGCTTCGAGATGAGCAACATGATCACAAATTGTTTCGCTCCCACCAGCCATCTTGTCTTTACCCTCTTCTTTGTATAGCAAGCAACcgtgctctaataccaacttaTCATAAGACTAGCCCTGGATTCTGGCTAACAACCTTGTGATGGCTCTAAGTTTGCCTACTTAGATTAGCCAACAACCCTCCGGGGTTaatactgtaataccccaagagcccagagaagggtagtatatattgaggataaataaggaaggaaacaacaccaactggatattttttgggctgaatgtaggcaaagaactctcaggtTAAGCGTTcttgagctagggaagctcaaggatgggtgacccctgggaagttcgcttgatgcgggatgttacaagaggtatcagagccgacccttggtgaaggcggttTGATGAGGGCGGCGACTAGCATCGTGGCGCGAGGGTCCGAAAAAGGAGCGACTCCagacaggcttctaggatggcaatctccaaaaggtatccagctggtgttgtttccttccttacttatcctcaatatatattacccttctctaggctcttggggtattacagtattAACCCCAGAGGGTTGTTGGCTGATCTAAGTAGGCGAACTTAAAGCCATCACAAGGTTGTCAGCTGGAATCCAGGGCAAGTCTTGTGataagttggtatcagagcacggtTGCTTGCTATACAAAGAAGCAGGTAAAGACAAGATGGCTAGTGGGAGCGAAGCAGTTCGTGATCGTGTTGCTTGTCTCGAAGCTTAGGTGGGGGAGTGGTACCCCACTAACGAAGTCTACTTGAGTCAGAAGGTAGAGATGGTAGCCTCGTTCCTATAGGATCTACAATCCCTTATGGATGAGTTGTGCACATCCCTGAAGGATCGGACTGTGGCATGGGAAGAAACGTTAGCTACCAAGTTAGCTGACCTTGAGGCAGATCTGACCGCATAGGCAGAGGCACGTGAGGCGGAGTTGATGGCCCAGATGGCTACATTGCAAGGGGACGTTGCCCTGCTGAAGCGTGCACTATTGAGCGGACCCTCTGGTGGGGGTGAGGCAGCACCAAAGCTGAAGGTGCCCGAGCCAAAGGCCTTCATGGGGGTGAGGGAATCAAAGACTCTAGAGAACTTTCTGTGGGACATGGAGCAGTACTTCAAGACTGCTCGCATACCCGAGGGCGAGAAGGTGGATCTCGCGAGCATGTTCTTGGTGGGTGATGCAAAGCTTTGGTGGCAGACCCGTGTGTCGGTAGACGACAAGGACAAACCTCATATTCAAATGTGGGAGGAACTGAAGGCAGAGTTGAAGGCCCAGTTCCTGCCTTCACATAGATCAAGGATAGCTCGCGAGGTCCTGAGCAGTTGAAGCAAACTGGAACCGTGCAGGAATATGTCAAGCAATTCAGCTCTCTTATGCTAAATATTGACAAGATGTCGGAGGAGGATCGCCTATTCAACTTCATGTTTGGTCTCCAAGCTTGGGCCCAAACAGAGTTTAGGAGACAGGATGTGAAGGATTTGACCTCAGCAATGGCTGCTGCAAATGCCCTCATAGATTTTCAGGCCTTGAAAGCCAATGATAGTGTTGTTAGCAAGGAAAAGGACAAAGGTAAGAAGAGAGACGATCGCAGGGCGGATCGAAAGAGCAGctacaaaggaaaagacaaAGCTATTATGGGCGAGGCGAGAATCCAAGAGTGAGGGATGCTTCATATGTGATGGGCCACACATGGCATGGGAGTGCCCAAGGCGTGAGCGGCTTAACGCCTTAGTTGCTGAGGGAAAGCAGGACACAAAGAGTGCTGAACAGGAGGAGGTGCGGGTGAGCCCTCTTCAGTTGTTAGTCAGTGCAATCCAAGCCACGTCAGCTGGTGGCTTAGTTATAGTAGAGATTGTACTAAACGGTGAAGATCGTTATGCATTGGTTGAGAGTGGGGCCTCGCATAACTTCATGGCGGGAAGGTTGGCAGTGGCACTTGGGTTAATGGTGGAGCCGTGCCAGAATCACATTAAAACTGTGAGTTCAGCAGCCCAAGATGTGCTGGGTTTGGCTTCGGAGGTGACTGTCTCAGTTGGTTCATGGAGGGGGACATTGCCCTTCATGGTGGTGCCACTTGATGACTTTGATATTATCTTGGGAGTGGACTTTCTAATGCAGGCGAAGGCAGCACCCATAATACACCTGGGAGGTGTGATGTTCTTTAATGAACTGTAATTTTGCTTTGTGAGGCAATCCATGTTTGACAGGTCACTGGTTAAAAGAGGCAAAAGCATGCTCTCTGCCATACAGGTCAAGCAAGGCCTCAAGAGGGGGGAAACCAGGTATTTGGAAGCTATGATCGAAATTAAGCCATATCAGTGGGTGGAAGTCCCTAATGTGATGGCAAACCTGTTGGCCGAATTTACTTATGTCGTGCCACCAGAGCTGCCAAAGGCCTTGCCGCTTAGGAGGCTAACGGATCATCAAATTGAGTTGCAGCCTGGTGCACGACCCCCAGCTAAATCACCCTATAGGATGGCACCACTCGAGTTGGTAGTTAAAGGACTTACTGGATGCAAGCTTGATCCAACCATCCAAGGCACCCTATGGAGCTCCTGTGCTCTTTCAGAAGATGCAAGATGGGTCTCTTTGGATGTGTGTCGACTACAGGGCCCTCAACGAGGTGACCATAAAAAACAAGTACCCGATTCCACTTATTGCAGACTTGTTTGATAGGCTAGCACGGGCCACCTATTTCACTAAGATGGATTTGCGTTTGGGATACTGGCAAGTGCACATAGCAGAGGGAGATGAGGGAAAGACTACTTGTGTAACCAGGTATGGGGCCTATGAGTTTttggtgatgccttttggcttaACCAATGCCTCTGCTACCTTTTGTAATATGATGAATGATGCTCTCAATGAATATATCGATCAGTTTGTTGTTGTGTACTTGGATGATATTGTGATCTATAGTGTGACGTTGGATGATCATTTGATGCACTTAAGGAAGGTGTTCTCACGGCTTAAGGAACACTAGCTCTTTGTGAAGAAGGAAAAATGCGAGATTGCCCGGAAGGAGATCATGTTCTTAGGGCACCGTGTTAGCAAATGGCGTGTCAGGATGGATGACAAGAAAGTGCAGACGATAGTCAATTGGTCTGCTCCAACAAAGGTTTCGGAACTTAAATCTTTCCTTGGTTTGGCCAACTATTACAGGAAGTTCATCCAAGGGTATTCCAAGAAGGTTGCTTCCTTGACCGATCTGCTGAAGAAGGACAAGGCATGGCAGTGAACTGCCAAGTGTCAAGAGGAATTTGACGAGTTGAAGGCTGCTATAGCTTCAGAACCGATGTTAAAATTGCCCGATTTTGAGCAACCCTTCGAGGTACACACCGATGCTTCTGACAGGGCCATTGGTGGCGTCTTCATGTAGGATGGGCATCCGGTTGCATTCGAGAGTCGAAAGTAAAATGATGTTGAGCAGCGATACTCAGCGCACGAGAAGGAAATGCTGGTTGTTGTGCACTGCCTGCAGTTGTGGCGGGTATACTTACTGGGGATGGCATTTACGGTGTGCATGGATAATGTAACCAATACATATTTCTCAACACAGAAGAAGTTAACTGCCAAGCAAGCTTGTTGGCAACAACTTTTGTCCGAGTATGACTTTGTGTGGCAGCATAAGGCAGGACCAATAATCGAGTGGCTGAAGCTTTGAGTAGGAAGCATGTGCAAACAGTGGTGGCAGCTATTAGCAGTTTCAATACTCTGTTCTTTGACCGGGTTCAAGAGTGGGCGAAGGTTGACAGTCAATATCAAAAGTTGGTGCAGCAAGTGGCTGAGGGCACAGTGCGATGCTATTGGCTCAGCGACGGCTTGCTGCATGCAAAAGGGGACCGACTATATGTGCCTTGTGATGCAGGCTTGCAGCAGTTGCTAATGCGTGAGATGATACGGCATGGGCGGGCCACCTAGGAACAACAAGGATGAAAGCATTGCTTGCACGCAACTACTATTGCCCCAAGATGGATGATGACATAGAGGCCTATGTTAGGACCTGCATGGTGTGCCGACAAGACAAAGTcgagagaagaaaggaaacagGCTTGCTACAGCCTCTTCCAGTCCCTGAACGATCGTGGGTGTCGGTTTCGATGGACTTCATAATAGGTTTTCTCAAGGTGGATGGGAAAGATATGATTATGGTGGTAGTTGATCGGTTTTCTAAGTATGCAGTGTTTGTGGCTACACATAAAGCATGCAAGGTCGAGATCATTGCTGAGCTTTTCTTCAAGCATGTGGTCAAATATTTTGGGTTGCCAAAAGATGTGGTCGGTGACCAAGATGCAAGATTTACGGGTAGGTTTTGGACTTCGTTGTTCAACATGATGGGGTCGGAGTTGAAATTCTCAACAACAAACCATCCTCAAACCGATGGTTAAACAGAAAGGATGAATGCGTTGTTGGAAGATTATCTCAGGCATTATGTGACAGCAAGTCAGAGAAATTGGGTAAGCCTTCTAGATATTGCTCAATTCTGCTAAAACTTCCATAAGTCTTCTGCTACGGGTCGGAGTCCGTTTGAGTTGGCAAAGGGCTAGCAGCCCTTAACACCACATGAAGTGGCCAAAACAGATGCAGCGAGTCGGTGACCAGTTGCATATCGGTTTGCCAAGGAGAGGTAGGAGATACTTGAGGAAACACAAGACAACTTGGACAAAGCTGGTCGACGCATGAAGAAGTATACGGATCAAGGGAGACGACCCTTAGAATTTGCTGTGGGGGATAAGGTATGGCTGAAACTTGCTCCCCAGATTTGGAAGCTCAGCACATGAAAAAGTATGCGGATCACGGGAGACGACCCTTAGAATTTGTTGTGGGGGAGAAGGTATGGCTAAAACTTACTCCCCATATTTGGAAGTAAATCACTAATAAGAAGGTACATCATGGGTTGATTCCAAGGTATGATGGCCTTTAGAGGTGGTGCAACGAGTTGGTGTTGTGGCGTATAAATTACTACTACTCGAGAGGCTAAAAATATGTCCAACTTTTCATGTGAATTTTCTGAAACCTTACTATGAAGACAACACTCCTGGTCGGGTGCAGGCCAAGAGGGCCCCTCCAACTATCAGGGTGCAGCATGATCGAGAGATTGAGGCAATTCTAGACCATCGCACATTAGGGGCAAGTAAAAAGAACAGGCGTGTGCAGTACTTGGTGAGGTGGAAGGGAACTCTAGTAGGGGAAGAAAGTTGGGAGAGGGATACAACCTTGTGGTAGTTTAAAGACATCATACACCAATACTTGTCCTCACTTCCGTCGAGGGAGTCGGAACCTTCTGGTGGGGGTGGTTTTTAATGTCTCCGACAAGCTCACCCGACTCTAGTGAAACAATGTGGCACGAGGGTGGCATGTCATGGCAGGTGATGGGCAGATGACAGGCTTAAGTGTTGGATGGCACAGGGTTGTCATGCTAAGGTCGCAACAAGCATGCAAGGGAAGGCAGCAATGTGCGGCAGCGTGCGGGGGAATGGGCCTCGATGGCTAAGGCACCCGTATACGGAATGACGGTTGGCATGGATGGGGCTGGACCCGATTGTGTGGGGCGGATGCCATGGGGCAGCCACGCAAGCCGAGAGACCCGGGCACGCTAGCTAGCTGAGCTGGCCGAGTTATGCAGGACAGGGGGGCAATCCGCATGCCTTTGCGGGAGGCAAGGCCAACAGGCAAGAAAGGTTGCAACACCGAGCGGGTGCGGCGCGCGCACTCCAGCAATCTGTGGAGCATGTCCGCGCAAGGCACCCCAAAAAGGGCCATTCGTGGCCATGCGCATGCAGGGGGCTAAGGCAGTTACAACAGGTGCCAGCTAGGCGAGCCAACGGTCACTGCACGTGATGCATGCGGCCCTATGGTTCAGTAGCGACGGTTATGAGGCATAACCGCTAGTATTTTCTGTagcctatatatatgtggcttTGTGGGCGATTTTGGTAGCTTTTTAGAGTGCTTAGCCCAAGCCATTTTCCTTTGTACTCTCGAATTGAATAAAAGGTTGGGATTTTTCCTGAAACAAGCAGAAAAAACTCTCTTGCTTGATTGATTCTAACGAAAAGAAGAGcagaaatatatacaaaatacatccttatcttttctcctataaagtaggagatgagataggatatgctatctcctaaatattaggatattctatctcctaaattatagagactaatttaaactttaaaatacaagtttacaatatttaaattacaagaCTAAAAGCCTTATCCATCGGTTAactattttcaaatttgaatttctcttccttgtccaacactccccctcaagctgaggAGTAGATGCACGTCATCCCCAGCTTGCCAATTAGAAATTCAAAACCTAGTCTTGCCATTGCTTTGGTGAGCACATTTGCTACTTGATCAGTGGTAGGAATATAAGACAAGATTATCcctccttcttcaatctctcGTTTTATAAAACTTCAGTCTATCCTAACATGTTTCATGGGATCATGTTGGATAGGATTCTTCACTATGCTTATTGCCGACTTACTATCACTGTATGCCCTTGTAGGTTGAACCAAGGGTATCTTTAGGTCTCCCAAAAGCCTTTCTAGCCAAATTACTTCACACATTTCTTGAGCAATAGCACGAAACTCTACCTTAGCACTACTATGGGCCatcactgatttttttttacttctccacATCACCAAATTTTCCCACACCTTGGTACAATATCCGGTTGTTGATTTGTTGTCTTCACTTGATCCTGCCCAGTCTGCATCCACAAACCCCTCAATTCCTCTTTCCTTTGTCTTCTGAAACATCAACCCCTTTCCAAGGgttccttttagatatcttagcACATGAAAAACGACATCCATATGTTTTTGTGTAGGAGAATGCATGTATTGGCTTATTTTACTTACTGCGTAGGCTATGTCAGGCCTAGTAAGAGACAAGTAAATCAACCTCCCTACCAACCGTTGGTACCTCTCTTTGTTCACAAggacatcatcatcttcttctcttgatttccatccTTTATCTAATGGAGTTCCAGTAGGTCTACAAGCCATCATCCCGGTGTCCTTTAGCAAATCCATGGTGTACTTCCTTTGTGAGATAAATAATCCTTCTCGGCTTCTAGCAACCTCCATGCCTAAGAAGTATTTCATAAGCCCGAgatctttgacttcaaatttgTACTTTAGCTGCATCTTTAAGGTCTCAATCCCTTGTATGTCATCACctataacaattatatcatcaacataaacaattagaatAGATTTCCTTCTTCGAGGATTTTACAAACACTGTGTGATCGGCTTATCCTTGTTGATACCCAAATTGAACTAAGGTCATGCTGAACTTTTTGAACCAGGCCCTAGGTGATTTCTTCAACCTTAAAGATTTCTTCAGGTTGCAAACCTTGCCTATACTAGCCTCCCTTTCAAAACCTAGTGGGACTTTCATGTATATTTCCTCatccaaatcaccattaaggaatgcatttttaatatcaaactgATATAATGGCCAATCTAAGTTTATAGTAATTGAAAGGATTACTCGGATCGAATTTAATTTTACCACAGaagcaaaagtctcctcatagtTTATCTCATAGGTTTGAGTAAACCCTTAGGCCACCAATCGAGCTTTATATCTCTCCACAGTGACATCAGCTTTGTG from Diospyros lotus cultivar Yz01 chromosome 9, ASM1463336v1, whole genome shotgun sequence encodes the following:
- the LOC127809277 gene encoding uncharacterized mitochondrial protein AtMg00810-like, with the translated sequence MMTGFSIRAFYELAMKASKGRKKSLEVMVKTLGDEGDDIQGIETLKMQLKYKFEVKDLGLMKYFLGMEVARSREGLFISQRKYTMDLLKDTGMMACRPTGTPLDKGWKSREEDDDVLVNKERYQRLVGRLIYLSLTRPDIAYAVSKISQYMHSPTQKHMDVVFHVLRYLKGTLGKGLMFQKTKERGIEGFVDADWAGSSEDNKSTTGYCTKVWENLVMWRSKKKSVMAHSSAKVEFRAIAQEMCEVIWLERLLGDLKIPLVQPTRAYSDSKSAISIVKNPIQHDPMKHVRID